From the Aspergillus puulaauensis MK2 DNA, chromosome 1, nearly complete sequence genome, the window CTGCACCCCTGCGCTTACTCTAAGTTCTTTTTGACTCTCAAGGTTGCGATTCTCTTACCGCACAACATGGCGTCTCAAGGTTTCTGGTTCTCGCGAGAAGGTTTGTTTCTAGAGTTGTCACCTAGTTCTTGCGCCTGTGTCTAATctactctatttttttaatacaGGGCTCACCGCGGACGTGGTGGGAAAGCTACTGCAAAGGACCGTCCTCAGCCCCTGGAAGACCCTCCCTCTTATCCTACTCGCACATTACACCTCAAAAGGCAAAGACACGGCGCTCCAGTATCCCCAAGCCTACCAAGCCCTGAAAGTTCTGGCCTCTCTTGCTGTCATCCGTCGAGTAAACGCATGGCTTAATCACCGCGCATTGAACAACGGCGTTTCAGACCAATATGACTGGAACAAGGAAGTTGTCGTGCTCACGGGCGGTAGCAACGGGATTGGCAAACAGAtcgcgcagcttctcggAAACCGCGGTATCAAGGTCGCCATCCTAGACATCCAAGCGCCGCAGGACGCCCTCCCACCCACCGTGCGCTTCCACACATGCGATATAACCTCTCCAACAGCCATCGCCGAGGTCGCTGCAACCATCCGCAGGACAATGGGCGAGCCCACAATCCTAATCAACAATGCTGGAATCTGCAGCAGCCGCACCATCCTCGGCAGCACCGAGTCCCAGACCCGTCTGCAGTTCGAGGTCAATACCCTTGCGCACTATTGGCTGACAAAGGAGTTCCTGCCGGCCATGGTCAAGCGCAACCACGGCATGGTAGTGACCGTCGCCTCGCAGGCTGGATACACCGTCACCCCCAGCATGGTGGACTACTCAGCCACTAAGGCGGCTGCGATTGCCTTCCACGAGGGTCTAGGCGCGGAGCTGGTTACGCGGTATAATGCGCCGGGCGTGCGCACCGTGCTTATCACGCAGAGTTTCGTGAAGACTGCACTGATTGACAAGCTAACGCCCGAGGATACTTTCATCAACCCGCTGCTGCACCCGGAGACGGTGGCGGAGAAAATCGTGGGACAGGTTCTCACTGGGTCGAGTGGTCACGTCCTTGTTCCGGGCTCGACTGGATGGATTGCGAAGTGCCTGCGCGGATTTCCGCTGTGGTTCCAGCATCGCATTCggttggatttggagcgCTTGATGCGTGCTGACTAGACTATTGCCTTGTTTTATCTAAAGACTAATatctttgctcttcttggttGATGGTTGGTTACGATTGTAGATgttttttgggggggggggggtgtgtttatttagtataccaTTTATGTATATTGGCTATACTGTACTGAATGTAACTATTGTTATCGCTTTATTTGTTTTTTAACTTCATGGAGTATTAAAGAAGGTTGTTTAGCTCGTGCGTAGCATGGCATGGCATGGGCATATATAACTGCCTTAGGCCGTAAACCCCACATTCTTCGGGGTTCGAGATCGGGAGAACCATAGTTCGAATCGGAATGAGCCATGGGTCACTGACACTTCGAACTACATCGTTTCAGATAATATAAACATCACCTATCATTTCATTTATCTGAGATTTCTGAACAGCGTGGATAATTTACGAACCTCTTGTTCGCTGTCTCCAGCCACTCTCATTTCTGCACGTGCAATCTCCACCGCCCAGACTCACCGCATCCTTCGGTCCTCCCCAATTCATCGCTCAGCTCTACAATTTCTCCGAGCAGGCAGGCAAAATCCAGAACGACTCATCAGCATTCCATCACCTGCCATcctctaatattaaatttcatcattctttttttccaaGCATATGCCCCGCATGCTTCACCACGAGCTTAGAGTCACCCGTCATCCGATTGCCCAGTCCATCGTGCTTGGTTTCCAGCCAGATCCGAGGCGCTAGATCGCTAGTGGCCGATTGTCTGGAGCAACCAACCTCCGCTCGGACAAAGATCCACGGTTCAGCTGTCTTGTTTACCGCCGCCAAAACATACACTCGCCTCCAGCCTTGCCTTGTCGCCTTGTCGctcttccctcttcctctccaccttccttccccttcccattctttcATATTGTAATTCTAcctattctatttattttaccTCACGTTGGTTCTTTCTAGGCCAATTGAAACCCACATGATTGCCTAAGAACCCAGAGCGCGAATAGCTCTTTGCCCACCATGTTCAAGGGCATTTTGGGCGGGAGCcgttcctcctccagcaccgACCTCCGCAGCAACTCGAGCTCGAAGGGCGAGCGCCGCCGCAAATCCAGCCATAgatcctctgcttcctcgacAGTAAGCCACAAGTCCTCACGGGGTGACGACCGTGACCGGGGCTTGGGCGACCTATCCGCCTACGCATCGCCAGGCAGCGCCAGTCGAAGCAAGCGCTATGCAGAGAGCGCGGCAGGCGAGTCTGTTGCTTCGAGCTATGCGACCGCGCAACCGAATTACTCAGACGATCGCATTGTTTCCGAACGAGCTTTGAAGCGCAGCAAAGATTCAGAATACGATGACCGCGACCGCCGTGACGACCGCGACCGCGACCGCTATCGGGAAGACCGTAATAGGGATGGAGATAGACAGCGGAGGCGCACCAGGTCGGAAAGGGAagacgagggagaaagagacCGCGACGATCGTGATAGCCGCCGCCGGGAACGCGAGCGGACGCACTCTGGTGATAATGCGCATTTCCCGCCACTTGCGAGCGGTGCGGTGCCGGCACCATTCGATCAAACTCAAGATCCCTCTCAACCCACCTTTCCTGGAAACCATGAGCCTGAGTCCGGACCGGCGGATGTGGCTTCGCCCACTATTTACGATCCTCATGTTCAACAACAATTTCCTGGACAGTTTCCAACCAACTTTGCTGAGCCTTACCGACCGCCGAATCCCGCTGGTGAAGCGGCCAATTACTATGATGACCAAGGACAGTCTGTCCAAGACCAGCCGGGTGTTCGACCAAAGCCACCGCTGGTTATCCCCAACAGCCAATCGCACTTGATGACAGCCTCGCCATCCGCAAATCCGCCTCCAGAACCGAGCAGTGTAGGAGAGGTTGGCGCCGCTGCGTCTTATTTTGCAGCCGATCCTGGACTTGACGCTCAAACCTCTGAGCAACCCATTTCCGGCCCACAAGCCAAACCACCGAAGCCGTCCAAGCCATCTAAACCATCTAAGCCATCCCATTCTACGGGccacgcagcagcagcagcagcagcagcagcaacaggcgCTGCAACATATGGGCTGGGAGATTATTCTCCAGAACAAGTTCTAAGTGAATCTCCTACCGCATATGCCACTCCCGCACCCACGAACCAAGGCAGGCCACCACATTCCAATTCTCACGGCGTGGGTGCTGCCGTTGGTGGTGTCGCtgctggagcagcagctggtTACATGTTGAGTCATCACAACCATTCGTCGTCAGCCCCTGATCATGTCTCTCAATACTCCATGCAAAACCCGGATGATACCTCGCAGGTTGGACAGGGGTACTCCGGCGCGCCAATGAATCCAGCTCTATACGGTGTGGGCGCTGCAGGCGCTGCCTACGCTGCTAGTCCCCTGCACCCACATCATGCTGCTATTTATCACGGATCTCCCTTCCAAGGCGGCGCGATGGCCTatcagcagcgccagcgcgGACCGCTGGATAAGTTTATTGATTTTTGGCGAGACCCTGAGGGTGTTGGCAAGTTCGAAGATTATACCGAAGAAATTGGGGTCTGCAGATACTGTTTCGAGCCAGGTACGACCTCAAGAAATGCACCTCGTCCACACAACTACGGGCGCCGCCGGTCGTCTGATCGCATCAGTGCGGGCTCGCGAGTGGATAAACTATGTCGATATGCGTCATCGGAGGATGAAGGCCGCCGGCGCAAGTCTTCGAAGTCATCCTGGCTACCAGCAATTCTCGGCGGATATGCCATGAAATCGCTCTTTGACAATAAGGGTTTTGATGACTCCTACAGCGTCAAATCCGGCCATGTCGCAGGCGCCTACCCGGACACTGAGGGCAACTCCACGTCAGACAAGGGAAGCCGAACTTCACGTGGTGTTCATAAACGGTCACACCGAGCCCGTTCGCAGGAACCAGCTGGTCGTACCGATTACTATGATTCGATGCCCAGCGGATATGGAGGATCGCGCATCGCcgctcggtctcggtctcggtctcggtctcggtctcggtcaTCATCCAGGTCCAACCGCCAAAGCCATACACTCCGCGACGCTGCCATCGGTGCGGCGGTAGGTGGTGCGGCCATGTCGATGGCTAAATCTCACCATCGGGATCGAAGCCGTAGCAACAGCCCCAGTCGCTCCGTGCGAAAGCCCAGGGGTAGGAGGAGgaagtcgtcctcgtcctctggtTCATCATTTGATAATATTTCACGACCTGCTAAGAAATCGACCGGCGCCTTTGGCTCCTTTTTCACCGCTTCCTCCGAGAATCGCAAGAAGCGACGTAATAATAAGCGAAGCAAGAGCATTTTCTCTTTCAACaactcttcttcatcatctctcGATAACGATCTTGCTTTTGGAAGCGGGTACGCGAAGAAGTTGATAGGTAAGTCTAAGAGACGGAGCTCCaaggagaaaaaggagaaaGATGTGGACGCGAAattgctggcgctgggcgcaacagcaacagcgctAGCCGCTTCATCTCGTCGAAACAACCGTCGGGCAGGTGAAGTACTTGTCGGTCAAGGCTCCCGCTCCGGTCGATCGGATTATACCTCATCCGCCAGCAATGATGAAGACTGGGAAGATTTGGATTCAGAGGGCCAGGCGTCTAGTGTCAGTTCAGCACTTGCTTTCGGTGCCAGTGCAAGTGGAAATTCGTCGGATTCGTCAAGCTCAGGATGGGGCTGGGTTTGGGgcaagaataaaaagaagtcgaagaagcgcTCGAGCTCAAAGGAGAAACACTTCCCCACCGGTGCGGCCGTAGCTGCTGGGGCGTTGGGAACAGCAGCGCTGGGTTCTGGTTATCATCGGGACAACAAGGCTCCTAGCCAAGgtccaagcagcagcacggCGAGCCTTCAGCACGTGGCGCCAATACCCACATCCGACCCGGGCCGTTACGATGCCCTTCCACTATCGTCTTTCCCTCCGTCCCAGCCGCAACTGATCCGACCAGGCCccattcctcttcaacagccccagcccgTCACACCTGTCTCCCAAGCCGTGTACACTACTCAGGGAGCCCCAATTCAGTCTTACAGCGCGCCGATCATCCCAGCTTTCGAAAGCCCGTTCCCCTCCTATGAATCCCAGTTGCgggaggtggaagaggaccaggaggacCGAGGGGGTTCGCATTACCCCCAGCCTCTCAACGAGCTTCCAAAAGCTGAACGCCGTCATCGACGAAGCGACTCCACGCCTATATTCCAGAATGATCCAATCGAACCTGCACCTGGGTCTGGACTTAAACGCCGCTCTACGACAAGGGATCAAGCTTCTGTCTCGTTTAACTTAaccgaggagcaggaggacaAAGAGCGACGCACAGAACGCCTGGAGAGACTGAAGCATGACTTGGGCCGCAGGGACCGTATCGAGCTCCATGATTACGAGGACGATACCCAGTCTGCACCTGCCGGTTACGCTTCGAAACGGTATAGTGAGCCCGAGTGGGAGCGTGAGCGGGATCATGAGCGCGAACGAGACCGAAACCTAGACCGTGAACGAGAGCGGGTGTCGGAAAGTCGTTCCACCAAGGATGACCTGAAGCGCGAGAGAGACACTGCGTCTTGGGCTAGTCCAGTTGCAGCCGGAGCGATAGGCGCTGTCGCTGCCTCTGCCGTTCTTTCTGGGAAATCGTCAAAAGACGATGGATCCGAGGCAAGTGAAGGATGGCGCGAACGGTCCGAACAACGACGAGCGGAGCGGCGACGTGCAACTGATCCCTCCGCGATGTCATCTGTTTCATCTGACATTCCGGAGCGACCAAGGCCACGAAAAGTAATCGAGGAACGAGCCAGCTCAGCTAGCCCCTCAGACCACGTCAAGACATCCGCTTTCCGTGGTGTCGGTAACAAGAAGGCCGTTCATGATGACTATGCGGCATTCTTCTACCCGGATGAGCTGCGTTACAGCCCTGATTCTAACAGTCGACGAGAATCACCCACAATGCCGACGATTGTTGAAATAGAGCCTGCAAGCGAGACATCCCGGAAACAGCCCCAGGAGCCACCAGTGGAGCCACCATTTGACCCCTCTTATGATCCAACTCCTGACTATAGAGGATTTAAAAACCTGCCATGGCCTGTGCCTACCCTGAGGGTCATTGAGCCAACACCCCCTCACAGCGTCAGTGGCTCCGTGAGAGGTACATCATCGCCCATCATAACGCCAGCGGACCCAgttgaagtcgaagaagaaccagaacgaCCAACTGCCTCTCGCGTATCTTGGGCGGATGAAGACAGACGCCATGAGTATGAAGTCCCTTCTACTTCCTCTGAACGCAGTTCTATCGATCTAAATGAAGGGCAACGCGACTCCATTCCCGATGCCACTATTACTCGCGACGGCCCCATCGACTATACATATATCGAACCGTCTGACACCCATGTGGAAGACGCGAACGACGAGATCGAATTTGCCGCCACTGTCGCTGCGGCAGCGCAGGCAGCTGGATTTGACCCATCCCTTGTGACAGATGACCCAGTCTTCCGCACACGGACCTCGCCTCCCGGATCTGATACTCGTGAAGGATCAATTTCGCCTACCACCAGGGTTCCTACCTATCCCGAACACTTTCATGGATACGTCGAGGGCGAAGTTGAGACACCCGAGGCGCCCAAGTCGCAGTTCTTCTCAGATGAACCCATCTTCCCTGGTCCCAAACCTACCTTTTCCAACAGCTGGGCTGAAAGTGGATGGAATTACGAACCCCAGCCTTCAACTGAGCAGCCTGTCGTTGAACATATTGACAGAGTAGAGGCCGACCCTGCCGATGTACCGCTTCCTCGCAGTGTTATTGAAACATCTGATATCCAAGAGAAGCCGACAAGCGAACATCAGCGACAAGAGTCCGATTCCCCCGGTGATGAAGAGTTCTTTATGCCAGGGGGTTTCGAGCCCGAAGAGTCTGTGCAACCAAAGCGACGCAGCCCCTCGCCCACCGCAGATGACATCCCTCGGTCAACCGTTCCCTACTCTGACACAAGGGAATTTGAACCCGAACCTCTCAGAAGAACCGAGACAGAGGGCACCGAGACCGATTACAATGATGTCGCTGAATCGGTTGTAGGGACCGAAGATGGAActgagggaaagaagaagaagagaagaaagagacgTTCAAAGCGCGAGAGTGACACGTTTGACGACACTGCTTCAGTGGCATCCTCCGTAGCCACGGAGGGCAGTGACAAGCGCAGGAGCATGGAAGATAAAGGGAAGAAGTCTGGCGGTTTCCTAAGCAGCATATTCGGGTCTAGAGTGTCCGAGCCAGTAGAAAGCAAGAGATCCCCTGAGAAGCCTGTATCTCGCGAGGTTCAGTCTGAGATTGGAACACGCACTTCCGAGGATTCCAGCCGTCGCCGCAGGCATCGAAGCTCGAGTCGAGGCGACTCGCTGGATGGAAGACGCCGATATGACGACCGCGAGTTGGACCGTGAAGACAACTTTTTGGCGGATAAGGATGTTAACGTTGAGAGTTATAAGTCAAGCAGGCAACGCAGGGAGGATAAGCGGAGGCAACGTTATGGGGATTCGGAGTACGAGAAGGTATAGTTCATAGCAGTTCTCTCTTTTTGCCATGACCTTTGTAAACCACGATGATATTACCCTGTCTATGCCCGTTGAATGTTTAACGAACATGATTTATTGATTCATTTgctaaataatattttctcttttccctaCCGTATAGGAAACAAGAACCTCCCAAGAAAGCGAACGAGACCAGTCTTTTTTAGTCGAGCGCCCCGAAATGCCACCAATGGACGGCAAAGGTGAGTATGATGGTGCTTCGGGGCCATCCTCTTCAATGGATGCAGAAGGGAGAGGGTTGGGACTGGGATTCCTTGCTCGGCGGCCTAGAAGTCACTCGACATCACCGCCGTCATCACAGAAGATCGTGACAGACTTGGCTCCAAGATCGGTCTCGCCAGGTCCAACCATGAGGCATGGCCAAGACGGTTTCACTGCGCCTCGACGACTATCGCTGTCGCGGTTCGCCGACTCTCCTACAGCTGTGCCCTTGCACTTCCGCCCCCCGCCTACATCACCACGACTTCAACGCTCGCCTTCCATCAGTTCTCCTACGGCTGCCTCGCCTGGCTCTCCTAGCCAAGGACGTCGAAGCCGCCCCAACTCAATTGAGTTCAAACATTCTCGCGAGATCCGACCTCTATTCCTAGTGGAGCGCCATGGCTCAAGCAAGATAGAGAACCAACTTGGCGATGAGCCATTGCCATCTCTCCCATCGAGTAAGAGCGCATCTACAGAGGATCTTACGGTCTTGCCAGACGAGAACACTTGGGAGTCTGCCGAGCACAGTCGTCAAATCCAAGAAACCGATGAGCCCTATAGCCAACACGAAGACTTTGGTTCTCAGCAAAACACTCCTACTCGTGCCACCTTCGGACTTGCACACCACCTTTCTCGGAAGCAGGAACTAGGCTATGAGTTCCATTCTCCGTCGGAACTTCTGCAGGAATCAAGCTCATATGGCGACCTGCCGACATCCCCGGCGATGGAGGCCCTCCCTTCTGCAGAGAGCTCCACGGTTGGAGTTAAAGAGGAGGGCCACCTACCTCGGGACCTTGAAAGCCTGCCTGCTCTCCCTAACTCCCGCCCCGCCACCCCAGAAAATAAAGCTATTTCTGCCTGGGATGTGCAACAGGCAACAACCCTCACGCAGGAAAAGTCTCTTCCCATGACTGATATCCCAGATTTCCACAGCGGCCCCGGTTTCGCGGGTGTCGTTGACGCAGCTGTAGTCGCTGCGCATCCGGACACGGCTCCATACCCTGACGCCGAGGCGCTTGCAAAATCTCAACATTACGatgccgaagacgatgatACAGCCCGCACCGTCACCGGGGATGATGTTCCTGCTATGGAGGACGTGGACGCCACGCCACCAGGTTCTCCAGTTAAAGAGCGAGAATACCATGACTCGTTCGCTGAGCGTGCGGCGCCTTGGGGCTTTGCCTCCGTTGTTGGTGCCGCTGTTGCTGCGAATAAAGGGcctgctgaagatgaagaacaCCAACTTCCTGGCGACTTCCCTGTTACTACGCCCAGTGGAGATGAGAAAACCCCGTCTGTTGCTGATACCACAGAAGACGAGTTCTTTGATGCTATGAGCCAGGATGAAgttggtgatgaagaggcaGCATGGGATTTGAATCTTCCAGCTAAGCCCGCGGACCCCGTTGTCCCAAGGGGAATTCCTGAAGATCTGGGGGACCACAACCGCGAACTTGAGCCCGAGCCCGCTCCTGTGTCTGAGCGAGAACTCGACACTGTAAAGACGGAGGAGCCATCCATTACCGAGCAAGGACCTACAGAACCTGAACCAGAAGTGACCGACAAGACCAtcgacgaggccatcgaAACGCAACCCGAAGACGACGCATCAACCTCttcgaaaaagaaaaagaataaaaagaagaagaaggggaagagcaTCGACGTAACTGACCAGGGCGAAGACAAGTCACTCGAGGCGCAGACGTTTGATCCCGCACCTCTCCCACtcgaggaggatgagaagaaggatgagcttcagactccagctcctgAACAGGTTCAGATGGGCGACATACCCGCAGTTGAAGGAGGCATCGCGGAGCAGGTCGCAGAACCAGAGCGGAAGCTCTCTGTTGATACCGAAGATAATTTCGAGGACGCTGAAACGGGCCCAGTGTCCGAGCCTGTAGAAGCAACGCCCGCTCTGGATGAAGCGGTTGCCGTGCCCGAGCAAACTCCTACAACCGGCCTTGAGCGACCAATTCAAGAGGACCGGTCCATCCCTGTCGAGGAACCCCTGACGACTGAGCAGCCCACAGAGGAAGTTGCGCCAAAAACCACCCCAGAGACCACTGAAGCGAGCAAAACGGTAGATGCCGAGCCTATTCAGCTTGAAGAGCCTGAAGAGGCTGCCAGCGACGCGGGCCTCTCCAAAaaggcgaagaaaaagaagaaggcggctaaggccaaggctgctgttgccgccgctgctggtgCCGCCGCTGTGGGCGTGGCTGCCGAAGAACCCGCATCTGAAGAGCCCGCACCTGCTGAAGAGTTATCTGCTGAGACTGAAGACGCTGTTGCTTCCCCAGGCGCCGAGCCAGAGGTGCGGAAAGAAGATTTGGAGCCCACGGATTCCACTCGATCAATTGAAGATGTTGCACAGCCGGCCGAACAACTAGAGGGTTTACTGTCTGAGGAGCCTCTGCAAGCAAATGAAGCGCCCGAGGAATCGTTAGACCGTGTGCCTGAGGACATCTCTCATGAGCAGGAACTCAATGAGCCTGCGGTATCAGCCGAGCAGTCAGCCACCGAATACGAGAAAGTGTATACCCCAGGCCAGGAAACCCAAAAGAGCCCTACAACTGCCGATGTTGCGGCTCCTTCCGCCGACACCGAGCCGCTGCCTGAATCCAACGAGccagatcaagaagctgatTCTCCACTGTCACGCAAGACCAgtaagaaggacaagaagaagaaaaagcgcAAGAGTGCTGTGGAAGCCTTGCCTGAAGCTGAGCCAACCGATATTCCTCAGCCTGAACCTGAGTCTTTGGAAAAATCTGAACAAGAATTTGACAGGGAACTTGCTTTGGGTGGAGACCAATCCAAAATTCAAGAGCAGGAACATATTTCTGGAGATTCCAAGGAGACTGTAACCGAGGCAGTCCAGAATGAAGAGGTGTTACCGGAACCCACATCTGATACAGTGGCCTTGGAGTCAGCCGAGCCAGCCGTTGAGGTCATTGCTACCGTCGAGGAGTCCAagcagcaagaggaagatgacacTCTGGGAAAAGACAAGGACATCTCTGTTGAAGACGCTGTGCCAGAAGAGCCTGTGGAAGAGGAACCAACCAAGAAGAgtaagaagcagaggaagaagaaccgCAAATCCACGAGCGTTTCTGAACCGTACATGGAGCCCGAGCCCGAAATGAAGCCCGAAGACATTACAGCTCAGCCTGAAACAAGCGGTCCACTGCCAACTCTCGATGacacccaacaacaacacgaTGCAGATACAAAAGAAGAGCCCGCCGAGACTCAGAATGTTGGTACTATTTTTGAACAAGTTGAAGGCGAACCGAGTCAATCGGTGGAGTTCCCTAAGACCAATGATAGTGAACCACATGTGCCTGAGCAACCAACAATCGAGCCTGAAGCGGGGGAAGAAGCATCAAtagggaagaagagcaaagaggagaagaaggataaggaCAATGCATCCAAAACTCCTGAGGAAACCTCGCTTCCCGACGTTGTCGAAGGCCCGGAAGTCTCTGAGCCCTCGGTACCAACCACGGAGGCCGGCCCTGATGTCCCCATCTCAGCCCCTATAGTTCCAGATGAGCTCTCGACAACTCCAGCTCAAGACCCAGCGGAGGAGATGTCGCGCGTGGTGGAAACAGCCGCCGATTCGGGCGATGTCGCTATTCCTGACAGCCAGGACGTCGCCAACGCTCCCCCAATGACAGCCGCtcagaagaaaaaggcaaagaaggaaaagaagaagaaggagcgCCAATCATTATTACTTGGGGAATCAGAAATCTCAGCTCCCCAGGCTGCTGAAAAGGAGCTGATCGATGCTCCAGCTCCCGAGGCTATACAGGAGCCGGAGGTTGTAAACCCtgaccaagaagaagccgttTCTAAGGCAATGGAGcaagaaaacaagatgcAACTCTCTGAACTATCTGATGAACAAGTGGCAGAAAAGATCCCGGAACAGCTTGGAGATGAATTGGCTGCAACGGAACTGCCAACAACCGAAGCCACGGAGATTGTACCAGAGCCTGCACAGGACACAGCTACCAGTCTCATTGCAGAGGAACCCCTGGCAACAGAGGACattgaagagcaagaagataaAGCTCTCGAGCTAGGCGCCCCTGCCGTAGCCAAAGAACCAGCCGAACCCGCTTTCGCGGATGCTCAGCCTGTCCAAAGTGGGAGCCCAAGAGATATCGGCGAATCCGCAGAAGATTTAGCTTCATCAAAGACCGATGACCAGCTTCGTGACGAGCAGCCTAAGGACAATGTACCTTCTGATGTTGGTGCCACAACGGTTGAGTCAACCGAAGGCATCCAGCAACAGACTACGGAGGAAACTCAATCAGCCACAGAGTCTGTTGCGGAAACTCCAACGGAAGAGACCCAGCCCACTTcgaagaaagacaagaagaagaaaaagaagaagcgacaGTCTGGATCCGTTGAGGAACTAGAGGCTGAGGTCGAGGCTACTTCCGTaaaggaggaagatagtACCCCTGTGATTCCTACCGAATTGCCTATCTCTGATGCAACAGCCGAGAGAGAGGTTACAGAGCCTCAACCGGAGCCTGCTGGCACAATGGAAGAACTACAAGAGACTGAGAAAGCTGATGAGCTCCCGGTTCCTACCGAAGCTGTCCGTGAAACTCCTGTCGAGCAGCATGATTCCGGTTCTCAGGAACGAAGTATTCCCGAGTTAGCCACGGAAGAAACTTCGCTCACTGAGGTTCCAACGCAAGTGCATGCCGATATCCAAGAGCAGGAGCAACCCGCAGAAGAGACTGAGACATCAAGctcaaagaaaaagaacaagaagaaaaagaagaagagtcAGTCTACTTCTGTTGACGAGAACAAACATGTGCCTGAATCAGAGGAGCCTGTTTCCGAGAAACCCACTGAGCCTGTCACGGATACTGCCCTGGCCGCTGAGCCAGAAGAGGCTGCTGTTACTTTCGCTACTGCTGTTGAAGAGACTCAACCTATTGACGAAACTCCCACGACAGAGTcaaaggagctggagagccAGGATCCACCCCTGGCTGGAGAGGAGTCAAAGGAttccaagaagaaggctaagaaggacaagaagaagcgcaagtcCGTCTCATTCGCAGCCGAGGAGACACCTGAGCAGCATGCTGAACATTCGGATCCCGTCGAGCACGCTGATTCTGCAGAAGTTAAGGAATCAGAGCCACCAGAAATTCCGGTTGGAACAGAAGCAGTTGGCGAGCAGAAAGAGGTGGAATCTCAAGAGCGTGAGTTAGAACCAGCGGCGCCAATTGAAGACAATCCAGATCCTGTGTTGGAGGAGATAAGCCTAACTGGAGAGTCTAAACAAAATGAGGAAGTGCCCGTTGAAGCAGAGATCCTTGAAGAATCGGAGTCAGCCGACAAAGCTCTTGGCCATGGTAACGGACTCAGTGCGGACCATGCCTCTTCCGATGCTGTCAAAGGAGAAACGGATAAATCGCTTCCTGTGGAAGGGTCTACTCCTGTCGCTGAGGCTAAACCGATAGACGATATTGAAAAGCAGGCCGAATCGGTTGAAGCCGAGGCCGCGGGGCAGGTTGCGGAAGCAGTAGAGCCAGAGACAGGGTcgtccaagaagaaggacaagaaaaagaagaagcgcaagacGCTGGAATTAAAGGAGGATGAGACCACTGCTTCTCCTGAGCCTTCAGACAATGTCCAAGAGCAGGTGGAACCCATAGCTGCAGCCCCTGAGGTTAAAGAG encodes:
- a CDS encoding short chain dehydrogenase/reductase family protein (COG:Q;~EggNog:ENOG410PKR9;~InterPro:IPR002347,IPR036291,IPR020904;~PFAM:PF00106,PF13561,PF08659;~go_function: GO:0016491 - oxidoreductase activity [Evidence IEA];~go_process: GO:0055114 - oxidation-reduction process [Evidence IEA]), coding for MASQGFWFSREGLTADVVGKLLQRTVLSPWKTLPLILLAHYTSKGKDTALQYPQAYQALKVLASLAVIRRVNAWLNHRALNNGVSDQYDWNKEVVVLTGGSNGIGKQIAQLLGNRGIKVAILDIQAPQDALPPTVRFHTCDITSPTAIAEVAATIRRTMGEPTILINNAGICSSRTILGSTESQTRLQFEVNTLAHYWLTKEFLPAMVKRNHGMVVTVASQAGYTVTPSMVDYSATKAAAIAFHEGLGAELVTRYNAPGVRTVLITQSFVKTALIDKLTPEDTFINPLLHPETVAEKIVGQVLTGSSGHVLVPGSTGWIAKCLRGFPLWFQHRIRLDLERLMRAD